The following are encoded in a window of Streptomyces sp. SAT1 genomic DNA:
- a CDS encoding S1C family serine protease: protein MSTENEGTEVPPAPSAPPVPVETSAASQPPAPQGGAPTPPPPSTPPYVPGAPQQDTAPAAPSAAPADAAAHPAAQGAPGTAGEGPAQTFPAGGHPQQPQGAGVPGAPVDGSWPPPQPPAVPSYADGGAGAAGGAGGAGWGAAYQQPAPKPRSRRGGLIAAVLVAALVAGGLGGGLGYTLARNDDGGSTTVAASDAGASQVKRDPNSIAGVAAKALPSTVTIEAESTNGQGGTGTGFVFDTQGHIVTNNHVVADAVDGGKLTATFPDGRKYDAEIIGHAQGYDVAVIKLKNAPSDLKPLALGDSDKVAVGDETIAIGAPFGLSNTVTTGIISAKNRPVASSDGSGDSKASYMSALQTDASINPGNSGGPLLDARGAVIGINSAIQSSGSGGGLGGSGQSGSIGLGFAIPINQAKYVAQQLIKTGKPVYAKIGASVATSQDGSGGATISDQGAGGGAAVEPGSPAAKAGLKPGDVITKLDDTVVDSGPTLIGEIWTHKPGDTVKITFKRDGKEHTVDVTLASRIGDSAS from the coding sequence GTGAGCACCGAGAACGAGGGCACCGAGGTACCCCCGGCCCCGTCCGCACCTCCCGTGCCGGTGGAGACCTCCGCAGCTTCCCAGCCGCCCGCTCCCCAGGGCGGTGCCCCCACGCCCCCGCCGCCCAGCACGCCTCCGTACGTGCCGGGCGCCCCGCAGCAGGACACCGCACCGGCGGCTCCGTCGGCGGCACCCGCCGACGCGGCCGCCCACCCGGCGGCCCAGGGCGCGCCGGGAACCGCCGGTGAGGGGCCCGCGCAGACCTTCCCGGCGGGCGGACACCCGCAGCAGCCGCAGGGTGCCGGTGTCCCCGGCGCGCCCGTCGACGGCTCCTGGCCGCCGCCCCAGCCTCCCGCCGTGCCGTCGTACGCGGACGGCGGCGCGGGCGCGGCCGGTGGTGCCGGGGGCGCGGGCTGGGGTGCGGCGTACCAGCAGCCCGCGCCGAAGCCGCGCAGCCGGCGCGGCGGTCTGATCGCCGCGGTCCTGGTGGCCGCGCTGGTCGCGGGCGGCCTGGGCGGCGGCCTCGGCTACACACTGGCGAGGAACGACGACGGCGGTTCCACCACGGTCGCCGCCTCCGACGCGGGCGCCTCCCAGGTCAAGCGCGATCCGAACTCGATCGCGGGCGTGGCCGCCAAGGCGCTGCCGAGCACCGTCACCATCGAGGCGGAGAGCACCAACGGCCAGGGCGGCACCGGCACCGGATTCGTGTTCGACACCCAGGGCCACATCGTCACCAACAACCACGTCGTGGCCGACGCCGTCGACGGTGGCAAGCTCACCGCCACCTTCCCCGACGGCCGGAAGTACGACGCCGAGATCATCGGCCACGCCCAGGGCTACGACGTCGCGGTGATCAAGCTCAAGAACGCGCCCTCCGACCTCAAGCCGCTCGCCCTCGGCGACTCCGACAAGGTGGCCGTGGGCGACGAGACGATCGCCATCGGCGCGCCCTTCGGCCTGTCGAACACGGTGACGACAGGCATCATCAGCGCCAAGAACCGCCCGGTCGCCTCCAGCGACGGCAGCGGCGACAGCAAGGCGTCCTACATGAGCGCCCTGCAGACCGACGCCTCGATCAACCCCGGGAACTCCGGCGGCCCGCTGCTCGACGCGCGCGGCGCGGTGATCGGCATCAACTCCGCGATCCAGTCCTCCGGCAGCGGCGGCGGTCTGGGCGGCTCGGGGCAGTCCGGTTCGATCGGCCTGGGCTTCGCCATCCCGATCAACCAGGCCAAGTACGTCGCCCAGCAGTTGATCAAGACGGGCAAGCCGGTCTACGCGAAGATCGGTGCCTCCGTCGCCACCTCGCAGGACGGCTCCGGCGGAGCGACCATCTCCGACCAGGGCGCGGGCGGCGGCGCCGCGGTGGAGCCGGGCAGCCCGGCGGCCAAGGCGGGCCTCAAGCCCGGTGACGTCATCACCAAGCTCGACGACACGGTGGTCGACTCCGGTCCGACCCTCATCGGCGAGATCTGGACCCACAAGCCCGGCGACACGGTGAAGATCACCTTCAAGCGCGACGGCAAGGAGCACACCGTCGACGTGACGCTGGCGTCCCGGATCGGCGACAGCGCGAGCTGA
- a CDS encoding ATP-binding protein, with protein MRRRALDGRFPVQANGASTPWRGAKEVSGVALVVAQEVPTSSCMAVPHGPAGVGEARRRMREQLRRGGVAEPVVDDAVLVLSELLSNACRHGRPLGGALAGDGDVRAAWRVDAAGRLVVEVTDGGGPTRPAPATPSVTAHGGRGLNIITALCDDWGVRDDVRGEVTVWVIVHDDVHDPDAGHRRDGFAGRVAAPAAVAALPELGFAAPFGDLA; from the coding sequence ATGCGTCGTCGGGCGCTGGATGGCCGGTTTCCGGTTCAGGCCAATGGGGCATCCACACCGTGGCGTGGGGCGAAGGAGGTCTCGGGGGTGGCGTTGGTGGTGGCACAGGAGGTGCCCACGTCGTCGTGCATGGCCGTACCCCATGGCCCTGCGGGCGTGGGGGAAGCAAGACGCCGGATGCGTGAGCAACTGCGCAGGGGTGGTGTGGCGGAACCGGTCGTCGACGACGCCGTTCTGGTCCTTTCCGAACTGCTGAGCAATGCGTGCAGGCACGGCCGGCCGCTGGGCGGCGCCCTGGCCGGCGACGGGGACGTCCGGGCCGCTTGGCGCGTCGACGCGGCCGGCCGGCTGGTCGTCGAGGTGACGGACGGCGGCGGCCCGACCCGCCCGGCCCCCGCCACCCCGTCGGTCACCGCGCACGGCGGTCGCGGACTGAACATCATCACGGCCCTCTGCGACGACTGGGGAGTGCGGGACGACGTCCGCGGCGAGGTCACCGTGTGGGTGATCGTCCACGACGACGTCCACGACCCGGACGCCGGTCATCGCCGGGACGGCTTCGCCGGGCGCGTCGCGGCGCCCGCGGCGGTGGCCGCCCTGCCCGAGCTGGGCTTCGCCGCCCCCTTCGGCGACCTGGCCTGA
- a CDS encoding bifunctional DNA primase/polymerase — protein MATTARKPSAPAPAPASAPAPALTHALTAAARGLAVIPLSPTKHPALRSPHHPASHDGANHPATRRADGAAPPGGAPDTTRRQPCRGECGALGHGVYDASSDPARIRDLFAAAPRATGYGIACGVPPHHLIGVDLDTKTGTDALAALRELARRHRFPLPATVVVLTPSGGRHLWFSGPPDVTVPNSAGRLAPGIDIRGTGGYLIGPGSRTHHGTYALAPGTAHLAPAPCPPLLLRLLVPPPRRTPPPSPGRRTAHGLVRFVLDAPEGQRNTRLFWAACRAYESGLGPALHPLLLDAALTTGLSRPEAHSTLMSAARATGHHP, from the coding sequence ATGGCCACCACCGCCCGAAAGCCCTCGGCACCGGCACCGGCACCGGCCTCGGCACCGGCCCCCGCCCTCACCCACGCCCTGACGGCCGCCGCCCGCGGCCTGGCCGTCATCCCGCTGTCCCCGACCAAGCACCCGGCGCTGCGCTCCCCGCACCACCCCGCCTCGCACGACGGTGCGAACCACCCCGCCACGCGCCGCGCTGACGGCGCCGCACCACCCGGCGGCGCCCCGGACACGACCCGGCGGCAGCCGTGCCGCGGTGAGTGCGGCGCCCTCGGCCACGGTGTGTACGACGCCTCGTCCGACCCGGCCCGCATCCGGGACCTGTTCGCCGCGGCACCCCGGGCCACCGGCTACGGGATCGCCTGCGGAGTGCCGCCGCACCACCTGATCGGCGTCGACCTGGACACCAAGACCGGCACGGACGCCCTGGCCGCCCTGCGCGAACTGGCCCGGCGCCACCGCTTCCCGCTCCCCGCGACCGTCGTCGTCCTGACCCCGAGCGGCGGCCGCCACCTGTGGTTCAGCGGCCCCCCGGACGTCACCGTCCCCAACTCGGCCGGCCGGCTCGCGCCCGGCATCGACATCCGCGGCACCGGCGGCTACCTGATCGGCCCCGGCTCCCGCACCCACCACGGCACGTACGCCCTCGCCCCCGGCACCGCCCACCTCGCCCCCGCGCCCTGCCCGCCGCTCCTCCTGCGCCTCCTCGTGCCCCCGCCCCGCCGCACGCCACCGCCCTCCCCCGGCCGCCGCACCGCCCACGGCCTCGTCCGCTTCGTCCTGGACGCCCCCGAGGGCCAGCGCAACACCCGCCTCTTCTGGGCCGCCTGCCGCGCCTACGAATCCGGCCTCGGCCCCGCCCTCCACCCCCTCCTCCTCGACGCCGCCCTCACCACCGGCCTCTCCCGCCCCGAAGCCCACTCCACCCTCATGTCGGCGGCCCGCGCGACGGGGCACCATCCATGA
- a CDS encoding TetR family transcriptional regulator has protein sequence MAARDPEATKARIFDAAVAEFAQHGIAGARIDRIAAQAKANKQLIYAYFGNKAELFTHVLGRSMVDLAAAVPIDPDDIDGWMDRLLDYHATHPELLRLLFWEGVEYGTGELPDEPARHAHYAAKVTALRDGQERGVITDAFPPEDLMFLLVSLAGWASVVPQIRRILVGDDDAARDRLRSSIREAALRVVRP, from the coding sequence ATGGCAGCAAGAGACCCCGAGGCCACCAAGGCGCGGATCTTCGACGCGGCGGTGGCCGAGTTCGCCCAGCACGGCATCGCGGGCGCCCGTATCGACCGGATCGCCGCTCAGGCCAAGGCCAACAAGCAGCTCATCTACGCCTACTTCGGCAACAAGGCGGAGCTGTTCACCCATGTCCTCGGCAGGTCCATGGTCGACCTCGCCGCCGCCGTCCCCATCGATCCGGACGACATCGACGGCTGGATGGACCGACTCCTGGACTACCACGCCACCCACCCCGAGCTGCTGCGCCTGCTCTTCTGGGAGGGCGTCGAGTACGGCACCGGCGAGCTCCCCGACGAACCGGCCCGCCACGCGCACTACGCCGCCAAGGTCACCGCGCTCCGGGACGGCCAGGAGCGGGGCGTGATCACCGACGCCTTCCCGCCCGAGGACCTCATGTTCCTGCTGGTCTCCCTGGCGGGCTGGGCCTCGGTGGTGCCGCAGATACGACGGATCCTGGTGGGTGACGACGACGCGGCCCGCGACCGCCTGCGGTCATCGATCCGCGAGGCGGCCCTGCGGGTGGTACGGCCCTGA
- a CDS encoding glycerophosphodiester phosphodiesterase: MTHARQHHIQVVAHRGASEAAPEHTLAAYRTAIEDGADALECDVRLTADGHLVCVHDRRVNRTSNGRGAVSALELADLAALDFGSRHSRAPWRGRDEEPDWVVHPEDPEDTSVLTLERLLELVSDAGRRVELAIETKHPTRWAGQVEERLLALLKRFGLDAPTVPADSPVRVMSFSARSLHRVRAASPTLPTVYLMQFVSPRLRDGRLPAGVRIAGPSIRIVRGHPGYVERLKAAGHQVHVWTVNDPEDVALCVDLGVDAIITNRPGPALRQLGR, translated from the coding sequence GTGACCCACGCACGGCAGCATCACATCCAGGTCGTCGCACACCGCGGAGCCTCCGAGGCCGCGCCGGAGCACACCCTGGCCGCCTACCGGACGGCGATCGAGGACGGCGCGGACGCCCTCGAGTGCGACGTGCGGCTGACGGCGGACGGCCACCTCGTGTGCGTGCACGACCGCCGCGTCAACCGTACGTCCAACGGCCGCGGCGCGGTCTCCGCCCTGGAACTCGCCGACCTGGCCGCGCTGGACTTCGGCTCCCGGCACTCCCGCGCCCCCTGGCGCGGCCGCGACGAGGAGCCCGACTGGGTCGTACACCCCGAGGACCCGGAGGACACCTCCGTCCTCACCCTGGAGCGGCTGCTGGAGCTCGTCTCCGACGCGGGACGGCGGGTGGAGCTGGCCATCGAGACCAAGCACCCCACGCGGTGGGCCGGCCAGGTCGAGGAGCGGCTGCTCGCCCTGCTGAAGCGGTTCGGCCTGGACGCTCCGACCGTTCCCGCCGACTCGCCGGTGCGGGTGATGAGCTTCTCGGCGCGCTCCCTGCACCGGGTGCGGGCGGCCTCCCCGACGCTGCCGACGGTCTACCTGATGCAGTTCGTCTCGCCCCGGCTGCGCGACGGACGGCTGCCGGCCGGGGTCCGGATCGCGGGTCCCTCGATCCGCATCGTGCGGGGGCATCCGGGGTACGTCGAGCGGCTGAAGGCAGCCGGGCACCAGGTCCACGTGTGGACGGTGAACGACCCGGAGGACGTCGCTCTCTGTGTCGATCTCGGCGTCGACGCCATCATCACCAACCGTCCGGGACCCGCCCTGCGCCAGCTCGGCCGCTGA
- a CDS encoding MFS transporter, with the protein MPSSPSSPAPAASRTAVLTAPTTAVSTASAPAPAPAARRSLGPNAFLALIAVCTAVTAGNIYLAAPLLPLIAHDFGSAPSAVAWIASVAPFGYAAGLLFFAPLGDRVNRRPLVAALSVATTAALLIAAVAPGTGALAAAVFVASAATVVPQLLVPLVVERAPADRRARHVAVVIAGLFTGIVAARVVGSLAGQAFGWRWVFVGASLLTVVLGLATALALPSEGRRGTGPLLSGITSLPGLARRSPDLWRACLRQAGMFGAWSALWTSLALLLTGPAYGLSIATAGLFGLFGLAASAVAPLAGGLVDRFGAAKVVRSAYILAAVSVPLFWLGGHTVVALFVAAIAIHAALVASHVANQTLALTTTSAPATANTAYVVSGFAGAALASSVAAPAFAHWGWTGVCAVAALWLVVGWVSTSVRR; encoded by the coding sequence ATGCCGTCGTCGCCGTCGTCCCCAGCCCCTGCCGCGTCCAGGACCGCGGTCCTCACGGCCCCCACCACCGCAGTCAGCACAGCCTCGGCTCCGGCTCCGGCTCCGGCCGCCCGGCGGAGCCTCGGCCCCAACGCCTTCCTGGCGCTGATCGCCGTGTGCACCGCGGTCACCGCGGGCAACATCTACCTCGCGGCGCCGCTGCTTCCCCTCATCGCCCACGACTTCGGCTCGGCGCCCTCGGCGGTGGCCTGGATCGCCTCGGTGGCCCCGTTCGGATACGCGGCGGGTCTGCTCTTCTTCGCCCCGCTCGGCGACCGGGTCAACCGGCGCCCGCTGGTGGCCGCGCTGTCCGTGGCGACGACGGCCGCCCTGCTCATCGCCGCCGTCGCGCCCGGCACCGGCGCGCTCGCCGCGGCCGTCTTCGTCGCCTCCGCCGCGACCGTCGTCCCGCAGCTGCTCGTCCCGCTGGTCGTCGAACGCGCCCCCGCCGACCGCCGCGCCCGGCACGTGGCCGTCGTGATCGCGGGCCTGTTCACCGGCATCGTCGCCGCACGGGTCGTCGGCTCGCTGGCCGGACAGGCGTTCGGCTGGCGCTGGGTGTTCGTCGGCGCGTCCCTGCTGACCGTGGTCCTCGGCCTGGCGACCGCTCTCGCCCTGCCGTCGGAGGGCCGCCGCGGCACCGGCCCGCTGCTGTCCGGCATCACCTCGCTGCCCGGTCTGGCCCGCCGCTCGCCCGACCTGTGGCGGGCGTGCCTGCGGCAGGCGGGCATGTTCGGCGCCTGGAGCGCGCTGTGGACCTCGCTCGCGCTGCTGCTCACCGGCCCGGCGTACGGCCTGTCGATCGCGACCGCCGGACTCTTCGGGCTCTTCGGGCTGGCGGCGAGCGCGGTGGCGCCGCTCGCCGGCGGGCTGGTCGACCGCTTCGGCGCCGCCAAGGTCGTACGGTCGGCCTACATCCTGGCCGCCGTCTCCGTGCCGCTGTTCTGGCTGGGCGGGCACACGGTGGTGGCGCTGTTCGTGGCCGCGATCGCGATCCACGCGGCCCTGGTCGCCTCCCACGTCGCCAACCAGACCCTGGCGCTGACCACCACCTCCGCCCCGGCGACCGCCAACACCGCCTACGTCGTCTCGGGCTTCGCCGGCGCCGCGCTGGCCTCCTCCGTGGCGGCGCCCGCCTTCGCCCACTGGGGCTGGACCGGGGTCTGTGCGGTGGCCGCGCTGTGGCTGGTGGTGGGCTGGGTGAGCACGTCGGTACGGCGGTGA
- a CDS encoding SigE family RNA polymerase sigma factor has product MTTPVCTSASTAAVPAVPSLAYPSFASYVRARQSVLLRTARSLTANPCDAEDLLQTALTKTYVAWERIEDHRALDGYVRRALLNTRTSQWRKRRVDEFACDELPEPDPLPGAADPAEQQALRDAMWRAITKLPTRQRAMVVLRYYEDLSEVQTAEVLGVSVGTVKSAVSRALGKLREDPELGRVR; this is encoded by the coding sequence ATGACCACACCCGTATGCACCAGCGCGTCGACCGCCGCCGTACCGGCCGTGCCGAGCCTGGCGTATCCGTCGTTCGCCTCGTACGTGCGGGCCCGCCAGTCGGTGCTGCTGCGCACCGCCCGGTCGCTGACCGCCAACCCGTGCGACGCGGAGGACCTGCTCCAGACCGCGCTGACCAAGACGTATGTCGCCTGGGAGCGGATCGAGGACCACCGGGCGCTCGACGGCTATGTCCGCCGCGCGCTGCTGAACACCCGTACGTCGCAGTGGCGCAAGCGCCGGGTCGACGAGTTCGCCTGCGACGAGCTGCCCGAGCCGGATCCGCTGCCCGGCGCGGCCGACCCCGCCGAGCAGCAGGCGCTGCGCGACGCCATGTGGCGGGCGATCACCAAGCTGCCCACCCGGCAGCGGGCGATGGTCGTCCTCAGGTATTACGAGGACCTCTCCGAGGTGCAGACGGCCGAGGTGCTCGGCGTCTCCGTGGGCACCGTGAAGTCGGCGGTCTCGCGCGCGCTCGGCAAGCTCCGCGAGGACCCCGAGCTGGGGCGCGTGCGCTGA
- a CDS encoding long-chain fatty acid--CoA ligase, translating into MPPREDAVLSTMQDVPLTVTRILLHGTRVHGRSQITTWTGEAEPQRRSFAEAGTRAVRLANALRDDLGVREDDRVATLMWNNAEHVEAYLAVPSMGAVLHTLNLRLPAEQLTWIVNHAADRVIIVNGSLIPLLAPLLPRLKTVEHVVVSGPGDRAPLDGCPARVHEYEELIADKPATYDWPELDERRAAALCYTSGTTGDPKGVVYSHRSIYLHSMQVNMAQSMGLTDRDTSLVVVPQFHVNAWGLPHATFMTGVNMLMPDRFLQPAPLAEMIERERPTHAAAVPTIWQGLLGELTARPRDVSSLTQVTIGGSACPPALMRAFDRLGMRVCHAWGMTETSPLGTVAHPPAYASGPDEEFAYRLTQGRFPAGVEARLTGPGGERLPWDGESAGELEVRGPWIAGAYYNGPDAEPLRPADKFSEDGWLKTGDVGTISPDGFLTLTDRAKDVIKSGGEWISSVDLENALMSHPDVAEAAVVAVPDDKWGERPLATVVLKEGSTADFESLRAFLAEEGKIAKWQLPERWTIVTAVPKTSVGKFDKKVLRRRYAAGELDVTSL; encoded by the coding sequence ATGCCGCCCCGGGAGGACGCCGTGCTGAGCACCATGCAGGACGTACCGCTGACCGTCACCCGCATCCTGCTCCACGGGACGCGAGTGCACGGCCGGTCCCAGATCACCACCTGGACCGGGGAGGCCGAACCGCAGCGGCGCAGCTTCGCCGAGGCGGGCACCCGCGCGGTGCGCCTGGCGAACGCCCTGCGCGACGACCTCGGCGTCCGCGAGGACGATCGTGTCGCGACCCTCATGTGGAACAACGCGGAGCACGTCGAGGCCTATCTCGCCGTCCCCTCCATGGGCGCCGTGCTGCACACGCTCAACCTGCGCCTGCCCGCCGAGCAGCTGACCTGGATCGTCAACCACGCGGCCGACCGGGTGATCATCGTCAACGGCTCCCTGATCCCGCTGCTCGCCCCGCTGCTGCCGCGGCTGAAGACGGTCGAACACGTCGTCGTCTCGGGCCCCGGCGACCGCGCCCCGCTCGACGGCTGCCCCGCCCGGGTGCACGAGTACGAGGAACTGATCGCGGACAAGCCGGCCACCTACGACTGGCCGGAGCTGGACGAACGCCGCGCCGCCGCCCTGTGCTACACCTCCGGCACCACGGGCGACCCCAAGGGCGTCGTCTACAGCCACCGTTCGATCTACCTGCACTCCATGCAGGTCAACATGGCGCAGTCGATGGGCCTGACCGACCGCGACACCTCGCTGGTCGTGGTCCCGCAGTTCCATGTCAACGCCTGGGGGCTGCCGCACGCCACCTTCATGACCGGCGTCAACATGCTGATGCCGGACCGTTTCCTCCAGCCCGCCCCGCTCGCCGAGATGATCGAGCGTGAGCGTCCCACGCACGCCGCCGCCGTCCCCACCATCTGGCAGGGCCTGCTCGGCGAACTCACCGCCCGCCCCCGCGACGTCTCCTCCCTCACCCAGGTCACCATCGGCGGCTCCGCCTGCCCGCCCGCCCTCATGCGGGCGTTCGACCGGCTCGGCATGCGGGTCTGCCACGCCTGGGGCATGACGGAGACCTCCCCGCTGGGCACGGTGGCCCACCCGCCGGCGTACGCCTCCGGCCCGGACGAGGAGTTCGCCTACCGTCTCACCCAGGGCCGCTTCCCGGCCGGTGTCGAGGCCCGCCTGACCGGTCCCGGCGGCGAACGCCTCCCCTGGGACGGCGAGTCGGCGGGCGAGCTGGAGGTGCGCGGCCCGTGGATCGCGGGCGCCTACTACAACGGCCCGGACGCCGAACCGCTGCGCCCCGCCGACAAGTTCAGCGAGGACGGCTGGCTGAAGACCGGTGACGTCGGCACCATCTCCCCGGACGGCTTCCTCACCCTCACCGACCGCGCCAAGGACGTCATCAAGTCCGGCGGCGAGTGGATCTCCTCCGTCGACCTGGAGAACGCCCTGATGTCCCACCCGGATGTCGCCGAGGCGGCCGTCGTCGCCGTCCCCGACGACAAGTGGGGTGAGCGCCCGCTGGCCACGGTCGTCCTCAAGGAGGGTTCCACGGCCGACTTCGAGTCGCTGCGCGCCTTCCTCGCCGAGGAGGGGAAGATCGCCAAGTGGCAGCTCCCGGAGCGCTGGACGATCGTCACCGCGGTGCCGAAGACCAGCGTGGGGAAGTTCGACAAGAAGGTGCTGCGCAGGCGGTACGCGGCGGGCGAGCTGGACGTCACCAGCCTCTGA
- a CDS encoding MFS transporter, translating into MADRGGAASGGAGETLFSRTHLAATASFSLVMFLTGFAALAVVPTLPTATRDLGGVSLFPLVAGCFVAAGLLGGVLGGHWADRSGARGPLAAGMALTVVTLIVSATSTSIWQLAAGRFLDGLAAGAVAVSVNAAIGQVYPERLRPRALALMSACWVIPSLTGPPLAGLVSAWWSWRVVFYGLAALTVLPALVLVTVLRGPSWQGAAGAREDRAARPPLLLAALVSLGAALGQYGVSGWDVRHLLFAAAALCLLVVCAPRLLPAGTWRAARGLPTTVLLRGLASGTYFTIEAFVPLMLIAERKVALVVTGLAFTGAAVVWAGASWVQGRLLESRPRHHLVAAGAVVMTAAVALAVAGTLPGVPALTAALSMIVAAVGMGLLDPSLTVLSLAHSPRGRQGSASSAMQTSQNLGQISVMALYSVVLNACLGAGASGLAGYGAAFGLLAVPTLVIAVLAGRARGTGEPTPRTVAGSGAADSSGADPGTRTDPGDGASSSPASGSGVGSP; encoded by the coding sequence GTGGCTGACCGGGGCGGGGCGGCGTCCGGGGGCGCCGGGGAGACGTTGTTCTCGCGGACGCATCTGGCGGCCACCGCCAGTTTCTCCCTGGTGATGTTCCTGACCGGGTTCGCGGCGCTCGCAGTGGTGCCCACTCTGCCGACGGCGACCCGGGATCTGGGCGGGGTGTCGCTGTTCCCGCTGGTCGCGGGCTGCTTCGTGGCGGCGGGTCTGCTGGGCGGGGTCCTCGGCGGGCACTGGGCGGACCGGTCGGGCGCGCGCGGGCCGCTGGCCGCCGGCATGGCGCTGACCGTGGTCACCCTGATCGTCTCGGCCACCAGTACCTCGATCTGGCAGCTGGCGGCCGGGCGCTTCCTGGACGGTCTCGCCGCCGGAGCGGTCGCGGTGTCCGTCAACGCCGCCATCGGGCAGGTCTATCCGGAGCGCCTGCGCCCGCGTGCGCTGGCGCTGATGAGCGCGTGCTGGGTCATCCCGTCGCTGACGGGTCCGCCGCTGGCCGGGCTCGTCTCCGCGTGGTGGTCCTGGCGCGTGGTGTTCTACGGCCTCGCCGCCCTCACCGTGCTGCCGGCGCTGGTCCTGGTGACCGTCCTGCGCGGCCCCTCCTGGCAGGGCGCGGCCGGGGCGCGCGAGGACCGGGCCGCCCGCCCGCCACTGCTGCTCGCGGCCCTGGTGAGCCTGGGCGCGGCGCTGGGGCAGTACGGCGTGTCGGGCTGGGACGTCCGCCATCTGCTGTTCGCCGCCGCGGCGCTGTGCCTGCTCGTGGTCTGCGCGCCCCGGCTGCTGCCCGCCGGCACCTGGCGGGCGGCCCGGGGACTGCCGACTACGGTGCTGCTGCGCGGCCTGGCGTCCGGCACGTACTTCACGATCGAGGCGTTCGTGCCGCTGATGCTGATCGCGGAGCGCAAGGTGGCCCTGGTGGTGACCGGCCTCGCCTTCACGGGCGCCGCCGTGGTGTGGGCCGGGGCGTCCTGGGTCCAGGGCAGGCTGCTGGAGAGCCGGCCCCGGCATCACCTGGTCGCCGCGGGTGCCGTGGTCATGACGGCCGCGGTCGCGCTCGCCGTGGCGGGAACGCTTCCCGGGGTGCCCGCACTCACCGCGGCCTTGTCCATGATCGTCGCGGCGGTCGGCATGGGGCTGCTGGATCCCTCGCTGACCGTGCTGTCGCTCGCCCACAGTCCGCGGGGCCGGCAGGGCTCTGCCAGCAGCGCGATGCAGACCAGCCAGAACCTCGGCCAGATCTCCGTGATGGCGCTGTACTCCGTGGTGCTCAACGCCTGCCTGGGCGCCGGTGCCTCCGGCCTGGCCGGGTACGGGGCCGCCTTCGGGCTGCTGGCGGTGCCCACGCTGGTGATCGCCGTACTCGCCGGGCGGGCTCGCGGGACCGGGGAGCCGACGCCGCGGACCGTGGCCGGGTCCGGGGCGGCGGACAGCTCCGGGGCGGACCCGGGCACCCGCACGGACCCGGGGGACGGTGCGAGCAGCAGCCCGGCCTCCGGTTCAGGTGTCGGCTCACCCTGA